A stretch of Janibacter endophyticus DNA encodes these proteins:
- a CDS encoding VOC family protein: protein MNGIVWWEIETADPERFQSFHTALWSWAFEPAFADTSLGADYWIIKADGVTLGGLQRSLESTQPSSGGTRIYFEIDDLEAAFVSIAENGGTIERHRTELGGDDRWFGIYRDPTGTSFGLWTANPENP, encoded by the coding sequence ATGAACGGAATCGTGTGGTGGGAGATCGAGACAGCGGACCCCGAGCGTTTCCAGAGTTTCCACACCGCGCTCTGGAGCTGGGCGTTCGAGCCAGCCTTCGCGGACACGTCACTCGGCGCGGACTACTGGATCATCAAGGCTGACGGCGTGACCCTTGGAGGGCTGCAGCGCTCGCTCGAGTCGACCCAGCCCTCGAGCGGCGGTACCCGCATCTACTTCGAGATCGATGACCTCGAGGCTGCCTTCGTTTCGATCGCTGAGAACGGTGGGACGATCGAGCGTCACAGGACAGAGCTGGGCGGAGACGATCGCTGGTTCGGCATCTACAGGGACCCGACCGGAACCTCCTTCGGTCTGTGGACAGCAAATCCAGAGAACCCTTAA
- a CDS encoding TerC family protein produces MDVPFWIWASVLGFIVVMLAIDLFAHRRAHVIGVKEAAAWSGVWVAFGIVFGVIVWWVWGAEFGQQYFAGYLIEKSLAVDNVFVWAIIFSYFAVPREFQHRVLFLGVLGALVFRGIFIAAGAILIQNFAWVLYVFAAFLLYTGYRMIRQRNEHLDPDRSMVLRLFRRFIPMTQTYHGQKLLVRRNGVLLATPLLAVLVLVEVTDVVFAVDSIPAIFAVTDEVFLVFTANAFAILGLRAMYFLLADLIHRFVYLKVGLALVLIWVGVKMLLKIDIFYIPTPVSLAVIATIITVSIIASLRATRGQGRQALPAPTEPPFRVATEAEDAALQPVWRSPRPTPTDNHSHR; encoded by the coding sequence ATGGATGTCCCGTTCTGGATCTGGGCCTCGGTGCTCGGTTTCATCGTGGTGATGCTGGCCATCGACCTGTTCGCCCACCGCCGCGCCCATGTGATCGGGGTCAAGGAAGCAGCCGCCTGGTCCGGGGTGTGGGTGGCCTTCGGAATCGTCTTCGGCGTCATCGTCTGGTGGGTCTGGGGCGCTGAGTTCGGGCAGCAGTACTTCGCTGGGTACCTCATCGAGAAGTCCCTGGCTGTGGACAACGTCTTCGTGTGGGCCATCATCTTCAGCTACTTCGCCGTCCCTCGTGAGTTCCAGCACCGGGTGCTGTTCCTCGGGGTGCTGGGCGCGCTGGTCTTTCGTGGCATCTTCATCGCGGCAGGGGCCATCCTCATCCAGAACTTCGCGTGGGTGCTGTACGTCTTCGCGGCGTTCCTGCTCTACACCGGGTACCGGATGATCCGGCAACGCAACGAACACCTCGACCCCGACCGGTCGATGGTGCTGCGCCTCTTCCGCAGGTTCATTCCGATGACCCAGACCTACCACGGGCAGAAGCTGCTCGTGCGCCGCAACGGGGTGCTGCTGGCCACCCCGTTGCTGGCGGTGCTGGTCCTGGTCGAGGTCACCGACGTGGTCTTCGCCGTGGACTCCATCCCTGCCATCTTCGCGGTGACCGACGAGGTGTTCCTGGTCTTCACCGCCAACGCCTTCGCGATCCTGGGTCTGCGGGCGATGTACTTCCTGCTCGCCGACCTGATCCACCGCTTCGTCTACCTCAAGGTCGGCCTGGCCCTGGTGCTGATCTGGGTCGGGGTGAAGATGCTGCTCAAGATCGACATCTTCTACATACCGACCCCCGTGTCACTGGCAGTCATCGCCACGATCATCACCGTCTCGATCATCGCCAGCCTGCGCGCCACCCGCGGACAGGGACGCCAAGCCTTGCCCGCGCCGACCGAGCCCCCGTTCCGGGTCGCCACCGAGGCCGAGGACGCCGCCCTGCAGCCGGTCTGGAGGTCACCCAGGCCCACCCCCACCGATAACCATTCCCACCGATGA
- a CDS encoding antitoxin — MALKDMLAKARATATGAVTQHRAKIDQGITKLGEVANTRTAGRYQDQIAKGSHHARAGLDKIRSDRPDSARPNPDGLDTDGPAPGTPGPR, encoded by the coding sequence ATGGCACTGAAGGACATGCTCGCCAAGGCCCGCGCAACGGCGACCGGGGCGGTGACCCAGCACCGCGCCAAGATCGACCAGGGCATCACCAAGCTCGGTGAGGTCGCCAACACCAGGACCGCCGGCCGCTACCAGGACCAGATCGCCAAAGGCAGCCACCACGCACGCGCCGGACTGGACAAGATCAGGTCCGACCGACCCGACAGCGCACGACCCAACCCCGACGGGCTCGACACCGACGGGCCCGCCCCGGGCACGCCGGGTCCCCGGTAA
- a CDS encoding HIT family protein, with protein MSESAPAACSFCEISNDHGEASVAASDELTVAFMDAYPAAPGHVLIVPRRHVPSLADLSPDEGAALWGMTQLMARRVKAKHAPAVNLHLSDGAETEQDISHVHMHVVPRHSDDAIAIELPGTRATRDALDRVAASLAED; from the coding sequence ATGTCTGAGAGTGCGCCGGCTGCATGCTCGTTCTGCGAGATCTCGAACGACCATGGAGAGGCGAGCGTCGCCGCGAGCGACGAGTTGACCGTGGCTTTCATGGATGCATACCCCGCGGCCCCCGGGCACGTGCTCATCGTGCCTCGCCGACACGTTCCCTCGTTGGCTGACCTCAGCCCTGACGAGGGCGCCGCCCTGTGGGGCATGACGCAATTGATGGCCCGGAGGGTTAAGGCGAAACACGCACCGGCGGTGAATCTGCACCTGTCCGATGGTGCAGAGACAGAGCAGGATATTTCGCACGTTCACATGCACGTTGTTCCACGGCATAGCGATGACGCTATCGCGATCGAGCTGCCGGGCACACGCGCCACCAGGGACGCGCTCGACCGCGTCGCGGCCTCGCTTGCCGAGGACTGA
- a CDS encoding calcium/sodium antiporter — translation MSLLEAGLVVIGLVLLVAGGEGLVRGASAVALRLGLSPLVVGLTIVAVATSSPEFAVTIGAVLGGQPELAVGNVVGSNIANVLLVLGLSALVLPLIAQVRLVRIDVPVMVAMSVLLLVLSLDGGISRWDGVVLLTLFVAHLGWSVRAGRDDLDEADGSTQGDAPLGMGRALLFILVGVGLLVLGSQWLVRGASSIASALGLSDLVIGLTVVAVGTSLPELAASLIAVRKGERDLAIGNVVGSNIANIGLVLGLPSIIASDGIPVPSAAIALDIPLMLAVAVALLPIAFTGFVIKRWEGGFFIALYLLYVTYLVLWATEHDALAGFTSVMGFFVLPIVALTLLLFTVYEVGLRRGRAQEQARDDNVQ, via the coding sequence GTGAGTCTCCTCGAGGCGGGTCTTGTCGTTATCGGACTGGTGCTCCTCGTCGCCGGAGGAGAAGGCTTGGTGCGCGGCGCCTCGGCGGTCGCTTTGCGGCTGGGGTTGTCTCCGCTGGTCGTGGGCCTGACCATCGTCGCCGTCGCCACGTCTTCGCCGGAGTTCGCGGTCACGATCGGCGCTGTGCTGGGTGGCCAGCCCGAGCTCGCCGTCGGCAATGTCGTCGGCAGCAACATCGCTAACGTCTTGCTCGTGCTCGGGCTCTCCGCGCTCGTCCTGCCTCTCATCGCGCAGGTGCGCTTGGTGCGGATCGACGTGCCGGTCATGGTCGCGATGTCGGTGCTGCTCCTCGTCCTCTCCCTCGACGGCGGCATCTCGCGGTGGGACGGAGTCGTGCTCCTTACGCTGTTCGTGGCTCACCTGGGGTGGTCCGTGCGGGCAGGGCGCGATGATCTCGACGAAGCTGACGGCAGCACCCAAGGCGACGCGCCGCTGGGAATGGGCCGGGCGCTGCTCTTCATCCTCGTTGGCGTCGGCTTGCTCGTCCTCGGCTCGCAGTGGCTGGTGCGCGGCGCGAGCTCGATCGCCAGCGCCCTCGGTCTGAGCGACCTGGTCATCGGCCTGACCGTTGTCGCCGTCGGAACATCGCTTCCCGAGCTCGCTGCCTCCCTCATCGCAGTGCGCAAGGGCGAGCGGGACCTTGCGATCGGCAACGTCGTGGGCAGCAACATCGCCAATATCGGCCTCGTCCTTGGACTCCCCTCGATCATCGCCTCCGACGGAATCCCTGTCCCCAGCGCTGCCATCGCGCTCGACATCCCGCTCATGCTCGCCGTTGCTGTCGCACTGCTCCCGATCGCCTTCACTGGTTTCGTGATCAAACGCTGGGAGGGTGGGTTTTTCATCGCGCTGTACCTGTTGTATGTGACGTACCTGGTGCTGTGGGCGACCGAGCATGACGCTCTTGCCGGCTTCACCTCTGTCATGGGCTTCTTCGTCCTGCCGATAGTCGCTCTCACCCTGCTCCTCTTCACGGTCTATGAGGTGGGGCTACGCCGGGGCCGGGCGCAGGAGCAGGCCAGGGATGACAACGTCCAATGA
- a CDS encoding class I SAM-dependent DNA methyltransferase: MTSSDLWDADAARRYDDPSSPMFNSETLDPTVNFLAELAGDGHALEFAIGTGRVAVPLSERGVPVTGIELSEPMAEQLRRKASNTEIPVAIGDMATTQVERVFSLVYLVFNTLGNLRTQDEQVACFRNAARHLAPGGHFVIELWVPGIRRFPPGQTAVPFEVTERHTGFDTYDMTTQQGTSHHYSREPDGTYRYSTSNFRYVWPAECDLMAQLAGLEPAGRWADWSRSEFTSESASHISAYRLPA; encoded by the coding sequence ATGACTTCCAGTGACTTGTGGGACGCCGACGCTGCCAGGCGCTATGACGACCCTTCGTCGCCGATGTTCAACTCCGAGACCCTCGACCCCACCGTCAACTTTCTCGCCGAATTAGCCGGGGACGGGCACGCGTTGGAGTTCGCCATCGGGACTGGTCGGGTGGCCGTCCCCTTGTCCGAGCGCGGCGTGCCGGTCACCGGAATCGAGCTCTCCGAGCCGATGGCCGAGCAGCTGCGAAGGAAGGCGTCCAACACCGAGATACCGGTGGCGATCGGTGACATGGCCACCACGCAAGTAGAGCGCGTCTTCTCTCTGGTGTACCTCGTCTTCAACACCCTGGGGAACCTGCGCACGCAGGACGAGCAGGTCGCGTGCTTCCGCAACGCAGCGCGCCACCTCGCCCCTGGGGGACACTTCGTGATCGAGCTGTGGGTCCCCGGCATCCGCCGCTTCCCGCCCGGGCAGACGGCCGTGCCCTTCGAGGTCACTGAACGCCACACCGGCTTCGACACCTACGACATGACCACACAGCAAGGAACTTCCCACCACTACTCCAGGGAACCCGACGGGACGTACCGGTACTCGACGAGCAACTTCCGCTACGTCTGGCCGGCCGAGTGTGACCTCATGGCCCAGCTCGCCGGTCTCGAACCGGCCGGACGCTGGGCCGACTGGTCCCGCTCGGAGTTCACCTCCGAGAGCGCCAGCCACATCTCCGCATACCGTCTGCCCGCATAA
- a CDS encoding winged helix-turn-helix domain-containing protein, producing MTPAPIANPKAVLALTHPLRMRLLGELSRRGTARAVDLAGALGEPANSVSFHLRQLAKYGLIEENPDRAESGRERWWRQVSDRGFQIDLTALRGAEGGEAAADALRRVAEGHVLALHRTIHSQPRSGQSPGDPPGRVVGSISDDFAVSLTDAELEQMRLELAAVLDRWTDISRVNVDDGQERHAYYGVVMAALEKDVTRTAYGSGKDLES from the coding sequence ATGACTCCCGCTCCGATCGCCAACCCCAAAGCAGTGTTGGCGCTCACACACCCCCTCCGGATGCGCTTGCTGGGCGAGTTGTCGCGCCGGGGCACGGCGCGAGCAGTGGACCTGGCAGGGGCATTGGGTGAGCCGGCCAACTCCGTGAGCTTCCACCTACGGCAGCTGGCGAAGTACGGATTGATCGAGGAGAACCCTGACCGGGCGGAGAGTGGCCGCGAGAGGTGGTGGCGCCAGGTGTCGGATCGGGGATTCCAGATCGATCTCACTGCACTACGTGGGGCCGAAGGGGGCGAGGCGGCAGCCGATGCCCTCCGCCGCGTGGCTGAAGGCCATGTACTCGCGCTGCATCGCACCATCCACTCGCAGCCGCGTTCCGGCCAGAGCCCCGGTGATCCGCCGGGAAGGGTGGTAGGCAGCATCAGCGATGACTTCGCGGTCAGTCTCACCGACGCCGAACTCGAGCAGATGCGACTGGAGCTGGCGGCCGTGCTCGATCGCTGGACAGACATCTCGCGCGTGAACGTCGACGACGGCCAGGAGCGACACGCTTACTACGGCGTCGTCATGGCAGCCCTCGAGAAGGACGTCACCAGGACCGCGTACGGGTCTGGGAAGGATCTGGAGTCATGA
- a CDS encoding class I SAM-dependent methyltransferase, translated as MTATDPADAPSNRPGAADYDAFAAAYAEENDTGLFNAWYARPELLRLAGDVNGMRVLDAGCGHGPLFADLRARGAIVSGFDLSSSMVALARERLGEEADVRVADLTKPLPYADGSFDLVVCSLALHYVEDWAPTLSELRRVLRPGGRLVAAIIHPFVYAFCYQGEDYFALTRYSEDYDFNGQNVVMTYWHRPLQDVVGSFLDAGLRITSITEPEAVPETPDELVPNKGRRFICFLFFALESP; from the coding sequence ATGACGGCTACCGACCCCGCCGATGCCCCATCTAACAGACCAGGTGCTGCGGACTACGACGCCTTCGCTGCTGCCTATGCGGAGGAGAACGACACGGGCCTGTTCAACGCCTGGTACGCGCGGCCTGAGCTCTTGCGCCTAGCGGGGGACGTCAACGGGATGCGCGTGCTGGATGCAGGCTGCGGCCACGGGCCTCTGTTTGCGGACCTGCGTGCGCGCGGCGCCATTGTCAGTGGTTTTGACCTGAGCTCCTCCATGGTCGCCCTCGCTCGGGAGCGCCTTGGCGAAGAAGCCGATGTCCGGGTCGCCGACCTGACGAAGCCGCTGCCCTATGCCGATGGATCATTTGACCTCGTCGTCTGCTCGCTGGCTCTGCACTACGTCGAAGACTGGGCGCCGACCCTGTCCGAACTTCGGCGAGTCCTGCGCCCAGGTGGTCGGCTGGTCGCGGCGATCATCCATCCGTTCGTGTACGCGTTCTGCTACCAGGGCGAGGACTACTTCGCGCTGACCCGATACTCCGAGGACTACGACTTCAACGGCCAGAACGTCGTCATGACCTATTGGCACCGGCCGCTGCAGGACGTCGTCGGATCATTCCTCGACGCTGGCCTGCGGATCACCAGTATCACCGAGCCCGAGGCCGTGCCCGAGACACCCGACGAACTCGTCCCCAACAAGGGCCGCCGCTTCATCTGCTTTCTCTTCTTTGCACTTGAGTCCCCCTGA
- the mraY gene encoding phospho-N-acetylmuramoyl-pentapeptide-transferase produces the protein MINVMLAGGIAMALTLTCTPLFAKYLVRHRFGQFIRDDLIHHQVKRGKPTMGGTVIIAAGIVGYFGTHAILRLLDRSGMPQVGHSQISLSALLVLFLLAALGLVGFLDDYTKIRKERSLGLTSGQKLIGQSLATVIFALAALLVQDDQGRSPASTAVSFIRDTNLDLAFAGPALGLALFILWSNILIAGASNGVNLTDGLDGLAVGASTMVFGAYTVIGMWQYNQNCEAMPGPNCYPIAAALDLAMVSAALAGACFGFLWWNTSPAQIIMGDTGSLSLGAAMAGLAILTHTQLLLILLGGLFVIVTTSVIIQVISFKTTGKRVFRMTPLHHHFELLGWAEVTIVARFWIIAGIGVAIGLSLFYGQWVANL, from the coding sequence GTGATCAACGTAATGCTGGCAGGGGGCATCGCCATGGCCCTGACCCTGACCTGTACCCCCCTCTTCGCCAAGTACTTGGTACGCCATCGATTCGGGCAGTTCATCAGAGATGACCTCATCCACCACCAGGTCAAGCGCGGTAAGCCCACGATGGGCGGCACGGTGATCATTGCAGCCGGGATCGTCGGGTACTTCGGCACGCACGCGATCCTGCGGCTCCTTGACCGGTCCGGAATGCCGCAGGTCGGACACAGCCAGATCTCGCTCAGCGCCCTGCTCGTCCTGTTTCTGCTGGCCGCGCTCGGGCTGGTCGGCTTCCTCGACGACTACACCAAGATCCGCAAAGAGCGCAGCCTCGGACTGACGTCGGGGCAAAAACTCATCGGCCAGAGCCTGGCCACGGTGATCTTCGCCCTGGCCGCTCTGCTTGTCCAGGACGATCAAGGCAGATCACCCGCTTCGACCGCCGTCTCATTCATCAGAGACACCAACCTCGACCTAGCTTTTGCCGGCCCGGCCCTCGGACTGGCCCTGTTCATCCTATGGTCCAACATCCTCATCGCCGGCGCCTCCAACGGCGTGAACCTCACCGACGGACTCGACGGCCTAGCGGTGGGGGCCTCCACCATGGTCTTCGGCGCCTACACCGTGATCGGGATGTGGCAGTACAACCAGAACTGTGAGGCGATGCCCGGACCCAACTGCTACCCGATAGCCGCGGCGCTGGACCTGGCGATGGTCTCCGCCGCTCTCGCGGGAGCCTGCTTCGGGTTCCTGTGGTGGAACACCTCACCGGCCCAGATCATCATGGGTGACACGGGGTCCCTGTCTCTGGGCGCGGCCATGGCCGGCCTCGCGATCCTCACCCACACCCAGTTGCTGCTGATCCTCCTGGGCGGACTCTTCGTCATCGTGACCACCTCGGTGATCATTCAGGTCATCAGCTTCAAGACCACCGGCAAGCGGGTCTTCCGGATGACGCCCCTGCACCACCACTTCGAGCTCCTTGGCTGGGCCGAGGTCACGATCGTCGCCCGGTTCTGGATCATCGCGGGCATTGGTGTAGCAATCGGACTGTCTCTGTTCTACGGCCAATGGGTCGCCAACCTCTAG